One genomic region from Salvia hispanica cultivar TCC Black 2014 chromosome 2, UniMelb_Shisp_WGS_1.0, whole genome shotgun sequence encodes:
- the LOC125205660 gene encoding putative late blight resistance protein homolog R1A-10 isoform X2, translating to MAAYAALISLMRVIDDIETHPFPPIFLDKQQVESLTEKLVFLQEFLESYNSPYAYSDEADPLEMRIVDAAQAAEDVIESYIIDTIHISAAATDDGASGGGDGEQISCIHFYQDLQNVIEEVDMIKKEVTGITREKVVHQRNVADLRSSSSTEKKHLMVGFDDVLLQLLDRLTDGNTNRQIIPIVGMGGIGKTTLAKGGSSSSMDEKELVVKLYQYLWGRRYLIILDDMWSIDVWDKLKFSFPDCCNSSRILVTTRMSNLAAHLTDSYNVFKMGFLDEASSWTLFSKTVFGEQGFPTQLKSIGKKIVEKCKGLPLAIAVIGGLMAKSEPTVEYWEHIKENISSIVNSENDDYCLTILKLSYNYLPIYLKPCFLYMGVFEEDRVLSALEIVELWESEGFLKPLDNKSMVTIAKEYLQELVDRNLILVHELGLLGNVKSCKIHDLLRDLSMKEAQKQRFFYVLREESPVGVMRQHRIVIPRSTSKEKIVNAFESMSHVRSCLLWCDFIRVLELPKSRFLRTLHALRLYPKRSTPKPVNSRYLAFRSVAFHLQTSIKFLWNLHTLIIFCEGDSMGRIDIWKMLKLRHVEFYDRMMHLRAPPSADDDIIVMKHLEVLGGVKNLNLSEDVIQRIPNIKKLSIIVRVNYLSCLQCLTKLESLSLSVYSTNKGRYVQKMSFPDSLKKLNLDLPIGFEWEDILPMIGALPLLHKLTLRGGRFKEGEWETTEGQFPSLRSLNLVVCQDLENWTVSESSHFPFLQELRLCKMKNLKEIPLEIGEIPTLRSIELYHCNELLVFSAKEILKEQEDLQGDQPDLHVRVEVKKKDKALQRLASSNFEVVVSIF from the exons ATGGCGGCTTATGCAGCTCTGATTTCTCTTATGAGAGTCATAGATGATATTGAAACTCATCCATTCCCTCCGATTTTTCTCGATAAACAACAAGTTGAATCGCTCACTGAAAAACTTGTGTTTTTGCAGGAATTTCTCGAAAGCTATAACTCTCCTTATGCATACAGCGACGAAGCAGATCCGTTGGAGATGCGCATTGTAGATGCAGCTCAAGCGGCCGAAGATGTGATCGAGTCATATATAATTGACACTATTCACATTTCTGCAGCAGCAACTGACGATGGTGctagtggtggtggtgatggtgaACAAATTAGTTGCATCCACTTCTATCAGGATCTGCAAAATGTGATTGAAGAAGTGGATATGATCAAAAAAGAGGTGACTGGAATAACAAGGGAAAAGGTAGTGCACCAGAGGAACGTGGCAGATTTAAGATCCAGTAGTTCCACTGAAAAGAAGCATCTCATGGTAGGGTTTGATGATGTGCTTCTTCAACTCTTGGATAGGCTTACTGATGGAAACACCAATCGCCAAATCATCCCTATCGTGGGGATGGGTGGAATCGGCAAAACTACTCTCGCAAAAG GAGGGTCCTCGAGCAGTATGGATGAGAAAGAATTGGTAGTAAAATTATACCAGTATTTATGGGGTAGAAGATATCTCATTATATTGGATGATATGTGGAGTATAGATGTGTGGGATAAGTTGAAATTTTCCTTTCCTGATTGTTGTAATAGTAGTCGAATACTAGTCACAACTAGGATGTCGAACTTGGCTGCCCACTTGACTGATTCCTATAACGTCTTCAAGATGGGATTTCTAGATGAGGCTAGTAGTTGGACTTTGTTCTCCAAAACTGTATTTGGGGAACAAGGTTTCCCTACTCAACTCAAGAGTATTGGAAAGAAAATTGTGGAAAAGTGTAAGGGACTTCCTTTGGCGATTGCTGTGATAGGGGGTCTAATGGCTAAATCCGAACCTACAGTAGAATATTGGGAGCACATAAAGGAAAACATAAGCTCAATAGTGAATTCGGAGAATGATGATTATTGCTTGACAATATTGAAActaagttataattatttgcCTATCTATCTAAAGCCTTGTTTTCTTTACATGGGAGTGTTTGAGGAAGACCGTGTGCTTAGTGCTTTAGAAATTGTCGAGCTATGGGAGTCTGAAGGGTTTCTTAAACCATTAGACAACAAAAGCATGGTGACAATTGCAAAAGAGTACTTGCAGGAGCTAGTTGATAGGAATCTCATTTTAGTTCATGAGTTGGGGTTACTTGGGAATGTAAAATCCtgcaaaattcatgatttactAAGAGATTTATCAATGAAAGAAGCTCAAAAACAGaggtttttttatgttttgagaGAAGAAAGTCCTGTGGGCGTGATGAGGCAACACCGGATAGTTATTCCAAGAAGTACTTCTAAGGAAAAAATCGTCAATGCCTTTGAATCCATGTCACATGTTCGTTCTTGTTTACTATGGTGTGATTTTATTCGTGTTCTAGAATTGCCAAAATCTAGATTTCTGAGGACACTGCATGCACTTAGACTTTATCCAAAGAGAAGTACCCCAAAACCTGTGAACTCACGATACCTTGCTTTTCGAAGCGTTGCTTTTCATTTGCAAACTTCGATCAAATTTCTCTGGAATCTACATACACTAATCATTTTCTGTGAGGGTGATTCTATGGGACGAATTGATATCTGGAAAATGCTTAAACTTAGGCATGTCGAGTTCTATGATCGAATGATGCATCTCCGAGCTCCCCCGAGCGCTGACGATGATATTATTGTCATGAAGCATCTAGAGGTGCTCGGAGGAGTGAAGAATCTCAATTTGAGTGAAGATGTTATTCAAAGAATTCCCAATATCAAGAAATTATCCATAATTGTGCGAGTGAACTATCTCAGCTGTCTTCAGTGTCTTACCAAGCTTGAATCCTTGAGTTTGTCCGTCTACTCCACCAATAAAGGAAGGTATGTTCAGAAGATGAGCTTCCCAGACTCCCTTAAGAAGTTGAATCTCGATTTACCAATTGGTTTTGAGTGGGAAGACATACTGCCAATGATAGGGGCATTACCACTTCTTCATAAGCTCACATTACGTGGAGGTCGCTTCAAAGAAGGCGAGTGGGAAACAACTGAAGGCCAGTTCCCCAGCCTCAGGTCACTAAACTTGGTCGTTTGTCAAGATCTAGAAAACTGGACAGTGTCAGAGAGCTCccattttccatttcttcaGGAGCTTCGTCtttgtaaaatgaaaaacttgAAGGAGATTCCTTTGGAAATTGGAGAAATACCAACACTGAGATCAATTGAATTGTATCATTGCAATGAATTATTGGTGTTTTCAGCTAAAGAGATATTAAAGGAGCAAGAGGATTTACAAGGAGACCAACCTGACCTTCATGTTCGTGTTGAAGTCAAGAAGAAAGATAAAGCGTTGCAGAGGCTGGCAAGTTCCAATTTTGAAGTTGTAGTGTCTATTTTCTAG
- the LOC125205660 gene encoding putative late blight resistance protein homolog R1A-10 isoform X1: MAAYAALISLMRVIDDIETHPFPPIFLDKQQVESLTEKLVFLQEFLESYNSPYAYSDEADPLEMRIVDAAQAAEDVIESYIIDTIHISAAATDDGASGGGDGEQISCIHFYQDLQNVIEEVDMIKKEVTGITREKVVHQRNVADLRSSSSTEKKHLMVGFDDVLLQLLDRLTDGNTNRQIIPIVGMGGIGKTTLAKGAFEHKLIKERFGICVWTTISQDYNIVETLREVLSRAGGSSSSMDEKELVVKLYQYLWGRRYLIILDDMWSIDVWDKLKFSFPDCCNSSRILVTTRMSNLAAHLTDSYNVFKMGFLDEASSWTLFSKTVFGEQGFPTQLKSIGKKIVEKCKGLPLAIAVIGGLMAKSEPTVEYWEHIKENISSIVNSENDDYCLTILKLSYNYLPIYLKPCFLYMGVFEEDRVLSALEIVELWESEGFLKPLDNKSMVTIAKEYLQELVDRNLILVHELGLLGNVKSCKIHDLLRDLSMKEAQKQRFFYVLREESPVGVMRQHRIVIPRSTSKEKIVNAFESMSHVRSCLLWCDFIRVLELPKSRFLRTLHALRLYPKRSTPKPVNSRYLAFRSVAFHLQTSIKFLWNLHTLIIFCEGDSMGRIDIWKMLKLRHVEFYDRMMHLRAPPSADDDIIVMKHLEVLGGVKNLNLSEDVIQRIPNIKKLSIIVRVNYLSCLQCLTKLESLSLSVYSTNKGRYVQKGFEWEDILPMIGALPLLHKLTLRGGRFKEGEWETTEGQFPSLRSLNLVVCQDLENWTVSESSHFPFLQELRLCKMKNLKEIPLEIGEIPTLRSIELYHCNELLVFSAKEILKEQEDLQGDQPDLHVRVEVKKKDKALQRLASSNFEVVVSIF; encoded by the exons ATGGCGGCTTATGCAGCTCTGATTTCTCTTATGAGAGTCATAGATGATATTGAAACTCATCCATTCCCTCCGATTTTTCTCGATAAACAACAAGTTGAATCGCTCACTGAAAAACTTGTGTTTTTGCAGGAATTTCTCGAAAGCTATAACTCTCCTTATGCATACAGCGACGAAGCAGATCCGTTGGAGATGCGCATTGTAGATGCAGCTCAAGCGGCCGAAGATGTGATCGAGTCATATATAATTGACACTATTCACATTTCTGCAGCAGCAACTGACGATGGTGctagtggtggtggtgatggtgaACAAATTAGTTGCATCCACTTCTATCAGGATCTGCAAAATGTGATTGAAGAAGTGGATATGATCAAAAAAGAGGTGACTGGAATAACAAGGGAAAAGGTAGTGCACCAGAGGAACGTGGCAGATTTAAGATCCAGTAGTTCCACTGAAAAGAAGCATCTCATGGTAGGGTTTGATGATGTGCTTCTTCAACTCTTGGATAGGCTTACTGATGGAAACACCAATCGCCAAATCATCCCTATCGTGGGGATGGGTGGAATCGGCAAAACTACTCTCGCAAAAGGTGCGTTCGAACACAAGCTTATTAAAGAGCGTTTTGGTATTTGTGTGTGGACTACCATTTCCCAAGATTATAATATAGTAGAAACTCTTAGAGAAGTTCTCTCTCGAGCAGGAGGGTCCTCGAGCAGTATGGATGAGAAAGAATTGGTAGTAAAATTATACCAGTATTTATGGGGTAGAAGATATCTCATTATATTGGATGATATGTGGAGTATAGATGTGTGGGATAAGTTGAAATTTTCCTTTCCTGATTGTTGTAATAGTAGTCGAATACTAGTCACAACTAGGATGTCGAACTTGGCTGCCCACTTGACTGATTCCTATAACGTCTTCAAGATGGGATTTCTAGATGAGGCTAGTAGTTGGACTTTGTTCTCCAAAACTGTATTTGGGGAACAAGGTTTCCCTACTCAACTCAAGAGTATTGGAAAGAAAATTGTGGAAAAGTGTAAGGGACTTCCTTTGGCGATTGCTGTGATAGGGGGTCTAATGGCTAAATCCGAACCTACAGTAGAATATTGGGAGCACATAAAGGAAAACATAAGCTCAATAGTGAATTCGGAGAATGATGATTATTGCTTGACAATATTGAAActaagttataattatttgcCTATCTATCTAAAGCCTTGTTTTCTTTACATGGGAGTGTTTGAGGAAGACCGTGTGCTTAGTGCTTTAGAAATTGTCGAGCTATGGGAGTCTGAAGGGTTTCTTAAACCATTAGACAACAAAAGCATGGTGACAATTGCAAAAGAGTACTTGCAGGAGCTAGTTGATAGGAATCTCATTTTAGTTCATGAGTTGGGGTTACTTGGGAATGTAAAATCCtgcaaaattcatgatttactAAGAGATTTATCAATGAAAGAAGCTCAAAAACAGaggtttttttatgttttgagaGAAGAAAGTCCTGTGGGCGTGATGAGGCAACACCGGATAGTTATTCCAAGAAGTACTTCTAAGGAAAAAATCGTCAATGCCTTTGAATCCATGTCACATGTTCGTTCTTGTTTACTATGGTGTGATTTTATTCGTGTTCTAGAATTGCCAAAATCTAGATTTCTGAGGACACTGCATGCACTTAGACTTTATCCAAAGAGAAGTACCCCAAAACCTGTGAACTCACGATACCTTGCTTTTCGAAGCGTTGCTTTTCATTTGCAAACTTCGATCAAATTTCTCTGGAATCTACATACACTAATCATTTTCTGTGAGGGTGATTCTATGGGACGAATTGATATCTGGAAAATGCTTAAACTTAGGCATGTCGAGTTCTATGATCGAATGATGCATCTCCGAGCTCCCCCGAGCGCTGACGATGATATTATTGTCATGAAGCATCTAGAGGTGCTCGGAGGAGTGAAGAATCTCAATTTGAGTGAAGATGTTATTCAAAGAATTCCCAATATCAAGAAATTATCCATAATTGTGCGAGTGAACTATCTCAGCTGTCTTCAGTGTCTTACCAAGCTTGAATCCTTGAGTTTGTCCGTCTACTCCACCAATAAAGGAAGGTATGTTCAGAAG GGTTTTGAGTGGGAAGACATACTGCCAATGATAGGGGCATTACCACTTCTTCATAAGCTCACATTACGTGGAGGTCGCTTCAAAGAAGGCGAGTGGGAAACAACTGAAGGCCAGTTCCCCAGCCTCAGGTCACTAAACTTGGTCGTTTGTCAAGATCTAGAAAACTGGACAGTGTCAGAGAGCTCccattttccatttcttcaGGAGCTTCGTCtttgtaaaatgaaaaacttgAAGGAGATTCCTTTGGAAATTGGAGAAATACCAACACTGAGATCAATTGAATTGTATCATTGCAATGAATTATTGGTGTTTTCAGCTAAAGAGATATTAAAGGAGCAAGAGGATTTACAAGGAGACCAACCTGACCTTCATGTTCGTGTTGAAGTCAAGAAGAAAGATAAAGCGTTGCAGAGGCTGGCAAGTTCCAATTTTGAAGTTGTAGTGTCTATTTTCTAG